Proteins co-encoded in one Thermochromatium tepidum ATCC 43061 genomic window:
- a CDS encoding DUF2058 domain-containing protein, which yields MGNSLQEQLLKAGLVNEQKLKQARADRRKQIKQTGGRPTAEAQAAQAAAERARAEKLARDRELNRQYQEKVARRAAENEIRQLIHTHRVVRDGGDLAYNFTDGSTLKRLYVNKDQHAKLVAGRLAIVRQDNFYELVPAEIAERVQAHDASLVLVFNRSRDEAKPDDPFADDPYAEYQVPDDLIW from the coding sequence GTGGGTAACTCACTTCAAGAGCAGCTGCTCAAAGCGGGTCTGGTCAATGAGCAGAAGCTCAAGCAGGCGCGCGCGGACAGGCGTAAACAGATCAAACAGACCGGTGGCCGACCGACCGCCGAGGCCCAGGCGGCCCAGGCCGCGGCCGAGCGTGCGCGTGCCGAGAAGCTCGCGCGCGACCGCGAGCTCAATCGTCAGTATCAGGAAAAGGTGGCGCGGCGCGCCGCCGAGAACGAGATCCGGCAGCTCATCCACACCCATCGCGTCGTGCGCGATGGCGGGGATCTGGCTTACAACTTCACCGACGGCAGCACGCTCAAGCGGCTCTATGTCAACAAGGATCAGCATGCCAAGCTGGTCGCCGGGCGCTTGGCGATCGTGCGTCAGGACAACTTCTATGAGCTGGTCCCCGCCGAGATCGCCGAGCGTGTCCAGGCACACGATGCCTCGCTGGTGCTGGTGTTCAATCGCTCCAGGGATGAGGCAAAGCCCGACGATCCCTTTGCTGACGATCCCTATGCCGAGTATCAGGTCCCTGATGATTTGATTTGGTAG